The following proteins are encoded in a genomic region of Oncorhynchus kisutch isolate 150728-3 linkage group LG18, Okis_V2, whole genome shotgun sequence:
- the LOC109909380 gene encoding A-kinase anchor protein SPHKAP-like isoform X1 → MAGAKCLLKTPSNFQSSAMFQSSESGDAEGVSTDSTLGSSVTACKKVLCSSSVLDSSEYWLRNEKALCRLGLLEDDAEGRSNTMCFVNLDQQKVDRHNDSCIKKLASISPDLPKLVGSLSVRQPKVNEILLLGGLETPDPSHPHQYPTHTQGQRGTDVCLVQCPGGRRPTSIIYEINKFLIGLQWGQERQGSQGRMMAGQRMDDDTNRSFSSIEEDFLTASEHLGDDSEDDGLRNECSDVAVGLADAEHSDRPACQRGRLGQNQWQDSEDSEVTICSPPATKKQGGRAPARASGHHNKESAGHYATNLAESVLQDAFIRLSQDEPSFATEAAVSMTPGSHRPPAVLTSTGVEEPSRARACSFELPKIVIVQSPDNCEGLPEWLGTQASHVAVEYGVCGAARQVTAEHGPEAHSFHTTTTTSGRHPNKPLQQALACAASVIGTISSPQVAEQLAMEPTEEDMEREGQRDPEGTNYSFSSAMCGMAQVAGAVAVVELAKEAEEGGCESEDDSTTEVYSAASVGLLSAAQASTAITLHCSIAEGTSIEAFRTSIAEVLHKEAAGVLAQPQDYKSVAHLLESTHNRIVDGITSPKKSYLDKMDETKVDDFISEVANGLFKHAFEKAKKKRELEGPGKDVPNIQGFLQESVSNVLFDVLCLTSKRIGDISKYDIGSFDRQEGDVGSRDYETAANTKEPLSQLQRFDGSSQPDNYEAHWAEKTPIYSAIREDKYGLERESEPYGSHSSPHFREQQQLGQAQTKVSSSTKDCYDLQGQQARGNIREPFTESLAHQVSSSLGTEKRWRASTDSRQSSLTPQSSFSSSSTGALVCLKMDSESRTTPVNYFADDLATTVVSMATELAAICLENSSGKQPWFCALKGAAGYYPEGGYLLPSCCTALRRKEGQNGGVASKKHRPPRLSEIKRKTEEQPELMECLVNRVVDETVNLDDMPQTLDPFALFASEVTARIMNCPELNVVDTSKPGQQTRSRLQCERWSRGKAASYESIPEEDAGPPGTPNTLGPGSRLGQNLSRGGSISKQSSCESITDEFSRFMVNQMEMEGRGFDLLLDYYAGQNASSILAAAVQQAATKKNGHLNVRATSCLSKQSSTESITEEFYRFMLKDMDMESKDYSMGRTKEWSNSLLPPSPRTLFCIRQSSVPDRRFSDSRLTVNSPIKANSFDGFVRNVHGDTLNIYPTNSVQVSATGLCKSDSCLYQRGQTDQITDMLIHETWSSSIESLMRKNKIIADPEDSIDLVDAESQTHMLQYANRLAADIVETGKSVLQDGDGAGGGGVVGRQQHMPVGERRRGFKQSRPGCTRSRASQEQPGGGGDSTCTAAGPPVRGPREVPVPVIHIETDQRDDPESGNLVERAWHHPWDPAPPEGTAQWRAERASVSRSSFERDKTAVPSAPAAVPAVDERNKRSLSASSEDSSESWSQIAPDDDPHEETSSFIQLSEGNGNSSTSSLGLADLEGLSDIPSQSTVNSEEADKGHLRESKENVNEGSSLWTVGGSSSHRELLVVNCDLDPECVDSELRLALQWIAASELGLHAVYFRKCKERTSKVGAAQHMQFQRVLQLVSQKAWRIGDLFNAVIQFCKLHQEEEDGGSSLSSLFDWLLETH, encoded by the exons GTGCTGTGCAGTAGCAGTGTGCTGGACTCGTCAGAGTACTGGCTGAGGAATGagaaggctctgtgcaggctggGCCTCCTGGAGGATGACGCTGAGGGGAGAAGCAATACG ATGTGCTTTGTGAATCTGGACCAGCAGAAGGTGGATCGTCACAACGACAGCTGCATCAAG AAACTGGCCTCCATCTCTCCAGACCTGCCCAAGCTGGTTGGCTCTCTGAGCGTGCGACAGCCCAAGGTGAACGAGATCCTGCTGCTCGGTGGTTTGGAGACTCCGGACCCCTCTCACCCTCACCAGtaccccacccacacacag GGCCAGAGGGGTACAGATGTGTGCCTGGTCCAGTGTCCTGGGGGCCGGCGGCCCACCAGCATCATCTATGAGATCAACAAGTTCCTGATCGGGCTACAGTGGGGTCAGGAGAGGCAGGGGTCTCAGGGGCGGATGATGGCAGGGCAGAGGATGGATGACGACACCAACCGCTCCTTCTCATCCATAGAGGAGGACTTTCTCACTGCCTCAGAACACCTGGGGGATGACAGCGAGGATGACGGCTTACGAAATG agtgcagtgatgtggcAGTGGGGTTGGCAGACGCAGAGCACAGCGATAGACCTGCGTGTCAGAGGGGACGCCTGGGCCAGAACCAGTGGCAGGACAGCGAGGACTCTGAGGTGACCATTTGCTCCCCTCCAGCCACCAAGAAACAAGGAGGAAGGGCACCGGCGAGAGCTAGCGGTCACCACAATAAGGAGTCAGCCGGCCACTACGCCACCAACCTGGCTGAGTCGGTACTGCAGGACGCCTTCATCCGCCTGTCTCAGGACGAACCGTCCTTCGCCACCGAGGCTGCTGTGAGCATGACCCCTGGCAGCCACCGCCCCCCTGCCGTCCTCACCAGCACAGGAGTCGAGGAGCCCTCTCGGGCACGTGCCTGCTCTTTCGAGCTGCCTAAGATCGTCATAGTGCAGAGCCCGGATAATTGCGAGGGCCTACCGGAGTGGCTGGGTACTCAGGCCTCTCACGTGGCTGTGGAGTATGGTGTTTGTGGTGCTGCCAGACAGGTAACGGCGGAACACGGACCAGAGGCCCATAGCTtccacactaccaccactaccagtgGACGACACCCCAACAAACCCCTGCAGCAGGCCCTGGCATGTGCTGCCAGTGTCATCGGCACCATCTCCAGCCCACAGGTAGCAGAGCAGCTAGCGATGGAGCCAACAGAggaggacatggagagagagggacagagagacccTGAGGGCACCAACTACTCCTTCTCCTCAGCCATGTGTGGTATGGCCCAGGTGGCGGGGGCAGTGGCCGTGGTGGAGCTAGCTAAAGAGGCCGAGGAGGGGGGCTGCGAGTCAGAAGATGACTCCACCACTGAGGTCTACTCAGCTGCCTCCGTGGGACTCCTATCTGCAGCGCAGGCCTCCACGGCAATCACTCTTCACTGCAGCATTGCCGAGGGAACCAGCATCGAGGCCTTTCGCACCAGCATCGCTGAAGTTCTTCACAAGGAGGCAGCAGGGGTGCTGGCTCAGCCCCAGGACTACAAGAGTGTGGCCCACCTACTGGAGTCCACCCACAACAGGATCGTGGATGGCATCACGTCTCCCAAAAAGTCCTATCTGGACAAGATGGATGAGACTAAGGTGGACGATTTCATCAGCGAGGTGGCCAATGGCCTCTTCAAGCACGCGTTTGAGAAAGCGAAAAAGAAAAGAGAACTAGAAGGCCCGGGCAAAGACGTCCCTAATATCCAGGGCTTTCTGCAGGAGAGCGTGAGCAATGTGCTCTTCGACGTCCTTTGTCTCACTTCAAAGAGGATCGGTGACATTTCCAAATATGATATAGGGTCGTTTGACAGACAAGAGGGTGATGTCGGCTCCAGGGACTACGAGACAGCCGCCAACACCAAGGAACCATTAAGTCAATTACAGCGCTTCGATGGCTCCAGCCAGCCCGATAATTATGAAGCCCACTGGGCAGAGAAGACGCCCATCTACTCCGCGATAAGGGAGGACAAATATGGACTCGAGAGGGAGAGTGAACCTTATGGGTCTCACAGCTCGCCACATttcagagagcagcagcagctcGGACAAGCTCAGACTAAAGTCTCGTCCTCTACTAAGGACTGCTATGATCTCCAGGGCCAGCAGGCCAGAGGAAACATCAGAGAGCCTTTTACAGAGAGCTTAGCCCACCAGGTCTCTTCATCCCTGGGCACAGAGAAAAGATGGAGAGCCAGTACGGACAGCAGACAGTCTTCTCTGACCCCTCAGTCCTCTTTTAGCTCCTCCTCCACAGGGGCCTTGGTCTGCCTAAAGATGGACTCAGAGTCCAGAACTACCCCTGTCAACTACTTCGCTGATGACCTGGCCACCACCGTGGTCTCCATGGCCACTGAGCTGGCCGCCATCTGCCTGGAGAATTCCAGCGGGAAGCAGCCGTGGTTCTGTGCCCTGAAGGGCGCAGCCGGCTACTACCCCGAGGGGGGATACCTGCTGCCCTCCTGTTGCACGGCCCTCCGCAGAAAGGAGGGCCAGAACGGCGGTGTGGCATCCAAAAAGCACCGGCCGCCACGCCTCAGTGAGATCAAGAGGAAGACGGAAGAGCAGCCCGAGTTGATGGAGTGCCTGGTCAACCGCGTGGTGGATGAGACCGTCAACCTAGACGACATGCCCCAGACTCTTGACCCATTCGCACTCTTTGCCTCCGAGGTCACCGCCCGCATCATGAACTGCCCCGAGCTCAACGTAGTTGACACCTCCAAGCCCGGCCAGCAGACCCGCAGCCGGCTGCAGTGCGAGCGGTGGAGCCGGGGCAAGGCCGCCAGCTACGAAAGCATCCCAGAGGAGGACGCCGGTCCCCCGGGTACCCCCAACACCCTGGGCCCTGGCAGCCGGCTGGGCCAGAACCTGAGCAGGGGAGGCTCCATCTCCAAGCAGTCCAGCTGCGAGAGTATTACGGACGAGTTCTCCCGCTTCATGGTGAAccagatggagatggagggcCGGGGTTTTGACCTGCTCCTGGACTACTACGCCGGGCAGAACGCCAGCAGCATCCTGGCGGCAGCCGTGCAGCAGGCAGCCACCAAGAAGAACGGCCACCTCAATGTGAGGGCCACCTCCTGTCTGTCCAAGCAGTCCAGTACGGAGAGCATCACGGAGGAGTTCTACAGGTTCATGCTCAAAGACATGGACATGGAGAGCAAAGACTACAGTATGGGAAGAACTAAAGAGTGGAGCAACAGCCTATTGCCTCCATCTCCCAGAACCCTCTTCTGTATCCGTCAGTCCTCTGTGCCGGACAGACGTTTCTCAGACTCCAGGCTGACCGTCAACTCGCCCATCAAGGCCAACTCCTTTGATGGCTTCGTCCGCAATGTGCACGGGGACACACTCAACATCTACCCCACCAACTCGGTGCAGGTGTCTGCCACGGGCCTCTGCAAGTCTGATTCATGTCTGTACCAGAGGGGCCAGACTGACCAGATCACCGACATGCTGATCCACGAGACCTGGTCCAGCTCCATTGAGTCCCTGATGCGGAAGAACAAGATCATTGCAGACCCGGAGGACAGCATTGACCTGGTGGATGCAGAGTCCCAGACCCACATGCTGCAGTATGCCAACCGCCTGGCCGCAGACATCGTGGAAACCGGGAAGTCTGTCCTGCAGGATGGGGATGGAGCCGGAGGAGGAGGCGTGGTGGGGCGACAACAACACATGCccgtgggggagaggaggagaggcttcAAACAGTCCCGCCCTGGCTGCACCCGGAGCAGAGCCAGCCAGGAGCAACCAGGAGGGGGCGGAGACAGCACATGTACAGCAGCGGGTCCCCCCGTCAGGGGCCCCAGGGAGGTCCCTGTACCAGTGATCCACATCGAGACAGATCAGAGGGACGATCCAGAGTCTGGGAATCTGGTGGAAAGGGCCTGGCATCACCCCTGGGACCCAGCGCCCCCTGAGGGGACAGCCCAGTGGCGCGCTGAGAGGGCCTCAGTGAGCCGCAGCAG CTTTGAGAGAGACAAGACGGCAGTGCCCTCTGCGCCCGCTGCGGTACCCGCAGTAGATGAACGAAACAAGCGCTCTCTGAGTGCTAGCAGTGAGGACAGCTCAGAAAGCTGGTCCCAGATCGCCCCTGATGACGACCCCCACGAGGAGACCAGTAGTTTTATCCAGCTGAGCGAGGG GAACGGGAACAGCAGCACGTCTAGCCTGGGTCTGGCAGACTTGGAGGGCTTGTCTGACATCCCCAGTCAGAGCACAGTGAACAG TGAGGAGGCAGACAAGGGTCACCTAAGGGAGAGCAAGGAGAACGTAAATG AGGGCAGCTCCCTGTggacagtagggggcagtagcaGCCACAGGGAGCTTCTGGTGGTCAACTGTGACTTGGATCCAGAGTGTGTGGACTCAGAGCTGCGCTTGGCCCTGCAGTGGATCGCCGCCTCCGAGCTGGGCCTGCATGCCGTCTACTTCAGGAAGTGTAAGGAGAGGACGTCCAAGGTGGGTGCAGCACAGCACATGCAG TTCCAGAGGGTGTTGCAGCTGGTGTCTCAGAAGGCATGGAGGATCGGAGATCTCTTCAATGCTGTGATCCAGTTCTGTAAACTCCACCAGGAAGAGGAGGACGGAGGCAGCTCTCTGTCCAGTCTTTTCGACTGGCTACTGGAGACCCACTAG
- the LOC109909380 gene encoding A-kinase anchor protein SPHKAP-like isoform X4, whose product MAGAKCLLKTPSNFQSSAMFQSSESGDAEGVSTDSTLGSSVTACKKVLCSSSVLDSSEYWLRNEKALCRLGLLEDDAEGRSNTMCFVNLDQQKVDRHNDSCIKKLASISPDLPKLVGSLSVRQPKVNEILLLGGLETPDPSHPHQYPTHTQGQRGTDVCLVQCPGGRRPTSIIYEINKFLIGLQWGQERQGSQGRMMAGQRMDDDTNRSFSSIEEDFLTASEHLGDDSEDDGLRNECSDVAVGLADAEHSDRPACQRGRLGQNQWQDSEDSEVTICSPPATKKQGGRAPARASGHHNKESAGHYATNLAESVLQDAFIRLSQDEPSFATEAAVSMTPGSHRPPAVLTSTGVEEPSRARACSFELPKIVIVQSPDNCEGLPEWLGTQASHVAVEYGVCGAARQVTAEHGPEAHSFHTTTTTSGRHPNKPLQQALACAASVIGTISSPQVAEQLAMEPTEEDMEREGQRDPEGTNYSFSSAMCGMAQVAGAVAVVELAKEAEEGGCESEDDSTTEVYSAASVGLLSAAQASTAITLHCSIAEGTSIEAFRTSIAEVLHKEAAGVLAQPQDYKSVAHLLESTHNRIVDGITSPKKSYLDKMDETKVDDFISEVANGLFKHAFEKAKKKRELEGPGKDVPNIQGFLQESVSNVLFDVLCLTSKRIGDISKYDIGSFDRQEGDVGSRDYETAANTKEPLSQLQRFDGSSQPDNYEAHWAEKTPIYSAIREDKYGLERESEPYGSHSSPHFREQQQLGQAQTKVSSSTKDCYDLQGQQARGNIREPFTESLAHQVSSSLGTEKRWRASTDSRQSSLTPQSSFSSSSTGALVCLKMDSESRTTPVNYFADDLATTVVSMATELAAICLENSSGKQPWFCALKGAAGYYPEGGYLLPSCCTALRRKEGQNGGVASKKHRPPRLSEIKRKTEEQPELMECLVNRVVDETVNLDDMPQTLDPFALFASEVTARIMNCPELNVVDTSKPGQQTRSRLQCERWSRGKAASYESIPEEDAGPPGTPNTLGPGSRLGQNLSRGGSISKQSSCESITDEFSRFMVNQMEMEGRGFDLLLDYYAGQNASSILAAAVQQAATKKNGHLNVRATSCLSKQSSTESITEEFYRFMLKDMDMESKDYSMGRTKEWSNSLLPPSPRTLFCIRQSSVPDRRFSDSRLTVNSPIKANSFDGFVRNVHGDTLNIYPTNSVQVSATGLCKSDSCLYQRGQTDQITDMLIHETWSSSIESLMRKNKIIADPEDSIDLVDAESQTHMLQYANRLAADIVETGKSVLQDGDGAGGGGVVGRQQHMPVGERRRGFKQSRPGCTRSRASQEQPGGGGDSTCTAAGPPVRGPREVPVPVIHIETDQRDDPESGNLVERAWHHPWDPAPPEGTAQWRAERASVSRSRNGNSSTSSLGLADLEGLSDIPSQSTVNSEEADKGHLRESKENVNEGSSLWTVGGSSSHRELLVVNCDLDPECVDSELRLALQWIAASELGLHAVYFRKCKERTSKFQRVLQLVSQKAWRIGDLFNAVIQFCKLHQEEEDGGSSLSSLFDWLLETH is encoded by the exons GTGCTGTGCAGTAGCAGTGTGCTGGACTCGTCAGAGTACTGGCTGAGGAATGagaaggctctgtgcaggctggGCCTCCTGGAGGATGACGCTGAGGGGAGAAGCAATACG ATGTGCTTTGTGAATCTGGACCAGCAGAAGGTGGATCGTCACAACGACAGCTGCATCAAG AAACTGGCCTCCATCTCTCCAGACCTGCCCAAGCTGGTTGGCTCTCTGAGCGTGCGACAGCCCAAGGTGAACGAGATCCTGCTGCTCGGTGGTTTGGAGACTCCGGACCCCTCTCACCCTCACCAGtaccccacccacacacag GGCCAGAGGGGTACAGATGTGTGCCTGGTCCAGTGTCCTGGGGGCCGGCGGCCCACCAGCATCATCTATGAGATCAACAAGTTCCTGATCGGGCTACAGTGGGGTCAGGAGAGGCAGGGGTCTCAGGGGCGGATGATGGCAGGGCAGAGGATGGATGACGACACCAACCGCTCCTTCTCATCCATAGAGGAGGACTTTCTCACTGCCTCAGAACACCTGGGGGATGACAGCGAGGATGACGGCTTACGAAATG agtgcagtgatgtggcAGTGGGGTTGGCAGACGCAGAGCACAGCGATAGACCTGCGTGTCAGAGGGGACGCCTGGGCCAGAACCAGTGGCAGGACAGCGAGGACTCTGAGGTGACCATTTGCTCCCCTCCAGCCACCAAGAAACAAGGAGGAAGGGCACCGGCGAGAGCTAGCGGTCACCACAATAAGGAGTCAGCCGGCCACTACGCCACCAACCTGGCTGAGTCGGTACTGCAGGACGCCTTCATCCGCCTGTCTCAGGACGAACCGTCCTTCGCCACCGAGGCTGCTGTGAGCATGACCCCTGGCAGCCACCGCCCCCCTGCCGTCCTCACCAGCACAGGAGTCGAGGAGCCCTCTCGGGCACGTGCCTGCTCTTTCGAGCTGCCTAAGATCGTCATAGTGCAGAGCCCGGATAATTGCGAGGGCCTACCGGAGTGGCTGGGTACTCAGGCCTCTCACGTGGCTGTGGAGTATGGTGTTTGTGGTGCTGCCAGACAGGTAACGGCGGAACACGGACCAGAGGCCCATAGCTtccacactaccaccactaccagtgGACGACACCCCAACAAACCCCTGCAGCAGGCCCTGGCATGTGCTGCCAGTGTCATCGGCACCATCTCCAGCCCACAGGTAGCAGAGCAGCTAGCGATGGAGCCAACAGAggaggacatggagagagagggacagagagacccTGAGGGCACCAACTACTCCTTCTCCTCAGCCATGTGTGGTATGGCCCAGGTGGCGGGGGCAGTGGCCGTGGTGGAGCTAGCTAAAGAGGCCGAGGAGGGGGGCTGCGAGTCAGAAGATGACTCCACCACTGAGGTCTACTCAGCTGCCTCCGTGGGACTCCTATCTGCAGCGCAGGCCTCCACGGCAATCACTCTTCACTGCAGCATTGCCGAGGGAACCAGCATCGAGGCCTTTCGCACCAGCATCGCTGAAGTTCTTCACAAGGAGGCAGCAGGGGTGCTGGCTCAGCCCCAGGACTACAAGAGTGTGGCCCACCTACTGGAGTCCACCCACAACAGGATCGTGGATGGCATCACGTCTCCCAAAAAGTCCTATCTGGACAAGATGGATGAGACTAAGGTGGACGATTTCATCAGCGAGGTGGCCAATGGCCTCTTCAAGCACGCGTTTGAGAAAGCGAAAAAGAAAAGAGAACTAGAAGGCCCGGGCAAAGACGTCCCTAATATCCAGGGCTTTCTGCAGGAGAGCGTGAGCAATGTGCTCTTCGACGTCCTTTGTCTCACTTCAAAGAGGATCGGTGACATTTCCAAATATGATATAGGGTCGTTTGACAGACAAGAGGGTGATGTCGGCTCCAGGGACTACGAGACAGCCGCCAACACCAAGGAACCATTAAGTCAATTACAGCGCTTCGATGGCTCCAGCCAGCCCGATAATTATGAAGCCCACTGGGCAGAGAAGACGCCCATCTACTCCGCGATAAGGGAGGACAAATATGGACTCGAGAGGGAGAGTGAACCTTATGGGTCTCACAGCTCGCCACATttcagagagcagcagcagctcGGACAAGCTCAGACTAAAGTCTCGTCCTCTACTAAGGACTGCTATGATCTCCAGGGCCAGCAGGCCAGAGGAAACATCAGAGAGCCTTTTACAGAGAGCTTAGCCCACCAGGTCTCTTCATCCCTGGGCACAGAGAAAAGATGGAGAGCCAGTACGGACAGCAGACAGTCTTCTCTGACCCCTCAGTCCTCTTTTAGCTCCTCCTCCACAGGGGCCTTGGTCTGCCTAAAGATGGACTCAGAGTCCAGAACTACCCCTGTCAACTACTTCGCTGATGACCTGGCCACCACCGTGGTCTCCATGGCCACTGAGCTGGCCGCCATCTGCCTGGAGAATTCCAGCGGGAAGCAGCCGTGGTTCTGTGCCCTGAAGGGCGCAGCCGGCTACTACCCCGAGGGGGGATACCTGCTGCCCTCCTGTTGCACGGCCCTCCGCAGAAAGGAGGGCCAGAACGGCGGTGTGGCATCCAAAAAGCACCGGCCGCCACGCCTCAGTGAGATCAAGAGGAAGACGGAAGAGCAGCCCGAGTTGATGGAGTGCCTGGTCAACCGCGTGGTGGATGAGACCGTCAACCTAGACGACATGCCCCAGACTCTTGACCCATTCGCACTCTTTGCCTCCGAGGTCACCGCCCGCATCATGAACTGCCCCGAGCTCAACGTAGTTGACACCTCCAAGCCCGGCCAGCAGACCCGCAGCCGGCTGCAGTGCGAGCGGTGGAGCCGGGGCAAGGCCGCCAGCTACGAAAGCATCCCAGAGGAGGACGCCGGTCCCCCGGGTACCCCCAACACCCTGGGCCCTGGCAGCCGGCTGGGCCAGAACCTGAGCAGGGGAGGCTCCATCTCCAAGCAGTCCAGCTGCGAGAGTATTACGGACGAGTTCTCCCGCTTCATGGTGAAccagatggagatggagggcCGGGGTTTTGACCTGCTCCTGGACTACTACGCCGGGCAGAACGCCAGCAGCATCCTGGCGGCAGCCGTGCAGCAGGCAGCCACCAAGAAGAACGGCCACCTCAATGTGAGGGCCACCTCCTGTCTGTCCAAGCAGTCCAGTACGGAGAGCATCACGGAGGAGTTCTACAGGTTCATGCTCAAAGACATGGACATGGAGAGCAAAGACTACAGTATGGGAAGAACTAAAGAGTGGAGCAACAGCCTATTGCCTCCATCTCCCAGAACCCTCTTCTGTATCCGTCAGTCCTCTGTGCCGGACAGACGTTTCTCAGACTCCAGGCTGACCGTCAACTCGCCCATCAAGGCCAACTCCTTTGATGGCTTCGTCCGCAATGTGCACGGGGACACACTCAACATCTACCCCACCAACTCGGTGCAGGTGTCTGCCACGGGCCTCTGCAAGTCTGATTCATGTCTGTACCAGAGGGGCCAGACTGACCAGATCACCGACATGCTGATCCACGAGACCTGGTCCAGCTCCATTGAGTCCCTGATGCGGAAGAACAAGATCATTGCAGACCCGGAGGACAGCATTGACCTGGTGGATGCAGAGTCCCAGACCCACATGCTGCAGTATGCCAACCGCCTGGCCGCAGACATCGTGGAAACCGGGAAGTCTGTCCTGCAGGATGGGGATGGAGCCGGAGGAGGAGGCGTGGTGGGGCGACAACAACACATGCccgtgggggagaggaggagaggcttcAAACAGTCCCGCCCTGGCTGCACCCGGAGCAGAGCCAGCCAGGAGCAACCAGGAGGGGGCGGAGACAGCACATGTACAGCAGCGGGTCCCCCCGTCAGGGGCCCCAGGGAGGTCCCTGTACCAGTGATCCACATCGAGACAGATCAGAGGGACGATCCAGAGTCTGGGAATCTGGTGGAAAGGGCCTGGCATCACCCCTGGGACCCAGCGCCCCCTGAGGGGACAGCCCAGTGGCGCGCTGAGAGGGCCTCAGTGAGCCGCAGCAG GAACGGGAACAGCAGCACGTCTAGCCTGGGTCTGGCAGACTTGGAGGGCTTGTCTGACATCCCCAGTCAGAGCACAGTGAACAG TGAGGAGGCAGACAAGGGTCACCTAAGGGAGAGCAAGGAGAACGTAAATG AGGGCAGCTCCCTGTggacagtagggggcagtagcaGCCACAGGGAGCTTCTGGTGGTCAACTGTGACTTGGATCCAGAGTGTGTGGACTCAGAGCTGCGCTTGGCCCTGCAGTGGATCGCCGCCTCCGAGCTGGGCCTGCATGCCGTCTACTTCAGGAAGTGTAAGGAGAGGACGTCCAAG TTCCAGAGGGTGTTGCAGCTGGTGTCTCAGAAGGCATGGAGGATCGGAGATCTCTTCAATGCTGTGATCCAGTTCTGTAAACTCCACCAGGAAGAGGAGGACGGAGGCAGCTCTCTGTCCAGTCTTTTCGACTGGCTACTGGAGACCCACTAG